A single window of Nocardioides kongjuensis DNA harbors:
- a CDS encoding FAD-dependent oxidoreductase gives MAYVVTQSCCADASCVVACPVNCIHPAPGEPGFGTTEMVYVDATACVGCGACATACPVGAMVPDAALTTKQLPFLELNAAYYDAFPHADRTPVALVPQQRRLTRPGPFRVAVIGAGPAGLYTADELLKHPEIGGVDVYDRLRTPYGLVRHGVAPDHASTKLVTRLFEAIERQPRFRYFLDVEVGSDDGITLADLRAHYDAVVYAVGASADRSLDIPGEDLAGSVPATALVGWYNGHPEQQDLDVPLGAVSNPSGRAVVVGNGNVALDVARVLARPVEVLERTDLAPGPLDQLRASNVREVVVLGRRGPAQAAFTVPELIGLAALDDVDVVVDVDPALLTGDDQRSALLRDLAERPVCADPTRRRIVLSFAVSPVEVLGADGRVTGVRVARNRLVEQPDGTVRAETTDDTFVLDAGLVVRSVGHRGTPVAGLPFDERTATVPHHEGRVEPGVYVVGWIKRGPVGFIGTNKTDAQETVETILDDLDAGLPAPTGTATAIAALVAERHTDAADLAAWQRLDAAERERGARDGRPRAKITDVAEQRSVAAPPAVRRRGLLRRTVSLTS, from the coding sequence ATGGCGTACGTCGTCACGCAGTCGTGCTGCGCCGACGCCTCGTGCGTCGTCGCCTGCCCGGTCAACTGCATCCACCCCGCGCCGGGTGAGCCCGGCTTCGGCACCACCGAGATGGTGTACGTCGACGCGACGGCCTGCGTCGGCTGCGGCGCCTGCGCGACCGCCTGCCCCGTCGGTGCGATGGTGCCGGACGCCGCGCTGACGACGAAGCAGCTGCCCTTCCTCGAGCTCAACGCCGCCTACTACGACGCGTTCCCGCACGCCGACCGCACCCCGGTCGCGCTGGTGCCGCAGCAGCGCCGGCTCACCCGCCCCGGCCCGTTCCGGGTCGCGGTGATCGGCGCCGGCCCGGCCGGGCTCTACACGGCCGACGAGCTGCTCAAGCACCCCGAGATCGGTGGCGTCGACGTCTACGACCGGCTGCGCACGCCGTACGGCCTGGTCCGCCACGGCGTCGCCCCCGACCACGCGTCGACCAAGCTGGTGACCCGGCTGTTCGAGGCGATCGAGCGGCAGCCCCGGTTCCGCTACTTCCTCGACGTCGAGGTCGGCTCCGACGACGGCATCACGCTGGCCGACCTCAGGGCGCACTACGACGCGGTCGTGTACGCCGTCGGCGCCTCCGCCGACCGCAGCCTCGACATCCCCGGCGAGGACCTGGCCGGTTCGGTCCCGGCGACCGCCCTGGTCGGCTGGTACAACGGCCACCCCGAGCAGCAGGACCTCGACGTCCCGCTCGGCGCCGTCTCGAACCCGTCCGGGCGCGCGGTCGTCGTCGGCAACGGCAACGTCGCGCTCGACGTGGCGCGCGTCCTGGCCCGCCCCGTCGAGGTCCTCGAGCGCACCGACCTGGCGCCCGGTCCGCTCGACCAGCTGCGTGCCAGCAACGTGCGCGAGGTGGTCGTCCTCGGTCGCCGCGGTCCTGCGCAGGCGGCGTTCACGGTGCCCGAGCTGATCGGCCTGGCCGCGCTCGACGACGTCGACGTGGTCGTCGACGTGGATCCCGCGCTGCTCACCGGCGACGACCAGCGCAGCGCGCTGCTCCGCGACCTCGCCGAGCGCCCCGTCTGCGCCGACCCGACCCGCCGCCGGATCGTGCTCAGCTTCGCGGTCTCCCCCGTCGAGGTGCTCGGCGCGGACGGCCGGGTCACCGGCGTCCGGGTCGCCCGCAACCGGCTGGTCGAGCAGCCCGACGGAACCGTGCGCGCCGAGACCACCGACGACACCTTCGTCCTCGACGCCGGACTGGTCGTCCGGTCGGTCGGCCACCGCGGCACCCCGGTCGCCGGGCTGCCGTTCGACGAGCGGACCGCCACGGTCCCCCACCACGAGGGCCGCGTCGAGCCGGGCGTCTACGTCGTCGGCTGGATCAAGCGCGGTCCGGTCGGCTTCATCGGCACCAACAAGACCGACGCCCAGGAGACCGTCGAGACCATCCTCGACGACCTCGACGCCGGCCTCCCCGCGCCCACCGGCACGGCCACCGCGATCGCGGCGCTCGTCGCCGAGCGGCACACCGACGCCGCCGACCTCGCGGCCTGGCAGCGTCTCGACGCCGCCGAGCGCGAGCGCGGCGCACGGGACGGCCGGCCTCGCGCCAAGATCACCGACGTCGCCGAGCAGCGCTCGGTCGCCGCGCCCCCGGCCGTCCGGCGCCGGGGACTGCTCCGGCGTACCGTGTCGCTCACGTCGTGA
- a CDS encoding TetR/AcrR family transcriptional regulator, which produces MGTARREETDGRKRRWQQHNADRRQAVIEAALTVLARDLEPGAELSVQQIADEASVHRTVLYRYFEDRTDLDVAIQQEICNRAGELLLAAVTLEGTPREIVHRIIAAYVGWGAEHVAWMRFAERDIAGATSKPLDVAIGQIAEQIELVIGGFLAILDAEVGDDDRNALTPYVFLLVGGVIAAVRSWSSREELLPPAPAFTRLLADVTWLQIEGLAASRRIEVPDLPVEQLLNFKEA; this is translated from the coding sequence GTGGGGACGGCGAGGCGCGAGGAGACCGACGGACGCAAGCGGCGCTGGCAGCAGCACAACGCCGACCGTCGGCAGGCCGTGATCGAGGCTGCCCTGACCGTGCTGGCGCGTGACCTCGAGCCCGGCGCCGAGCTCAGCGTGCAGCAGATCGCCGACGAGGCGTCGGTCCACCGCACCGTCCTCTACCGCTACTTCGAGGACCGCACCGACCTCGACGTCGCCATCCAGCAGGAGATCTGCAACCGCGCCGGCGAGCTCCTGCTGGCCGCCGTCACCCTCGAGGGCACGCCCCGCGAGATCGTGCACCGCATCATCGCCGCGTACGTCGGCTGGGGCGCCGAGCACGTGGCGTGGATGCGCTTCGCCGAGCGTGACATCGCCGGTGCGACCTCGAAGCCGCTCGACGTCGCGATCGGCCAGATCGCCGAGCAGATCGAGCTGGTCATCGGCGGCTTCCTCGCGATCCTCGACGCCGAGGTCGGCGACGACGACCGCAACGCGCTGACCCCGTACGTCTTCCTGCTCGTCGGCGGCGTCATCGCCGCCGTGCGCAGCTGGAGCTCGCGCGAGGAGCTCCTCCCCCCGGCCCCCGCCTTCACCCGGCTGCTCGCCGACGTGACCTGGCTGCAGATCGAAGGACTCGCAGCCTCCCGCAGGATCGAGGTGCCCGACCTCCCTGTCGAGCAGCTCCTCAACTTCAAGGAAGCCTGA